In the genome of Synechococcus sp. CB0101, the window GGTCCTGGCAGCAGCGTGAATCTCAGCCAAGACGTGATCAAGGCGTACTTCACCAACGTGCTGCTCTCCGCCGCGTTGCTGAATCTGTCCTGAGTTTCCAGCACTTCTGATCGATCACCACATCCATCCTCGCCATGGCACCTCGTTCCCTTCTGCAGCTGCTCACCCTCACCGCCGCGGCGGCCGTGTTCACGGACACGGCTCAGGCCGCTGTGTATCAGGCCCCTGACCTGAGCAATCCCCTCGAGAGCCGCATCCAGGCCCTGCGCGATGGCGCTTGGCAACCCCACCTGAACGCAGCTGCCGGCGACCAACTGATCGCCCGCTACTGGGGTAACGGTGGTGGCCACAACTGGGGCAACGGCGGCCGTGGTGGTGGCGGTTGGGGCAATGGTGGCCGCTACTACGGCGGCGGCGTGAACGTGAACCTGGGCTGGCCCAATGGCGGCTGGGGCAATGGTGGCTGGGGCAACGTGCTGCCTAGCAGCTTTATCAACTGGTGATCGCCAGTTCAGAGGTGAGCCAGTTGGTGGCAGCTCCCCAGGCCGCTGGAGCAGAGCTAGATCTGAGCCGCTTCGGCCCCATCGGCCTGGTGGTGGTGCAATCCACCTCCCTCTGCAACCTCGACTGCGACTACTGCTACCTGCCCGACCGCCAAAAGCGCCGGGTCTTTGACCTAGAGCTTCTGCCGCTACTGCTGCAGCGCATCCTCGAGAGTCCTTTCTGCGGACCTCAGGTTTCGTTGGTGTGGCATGCCGGCGAGCCGCTCACCCTGCCCTGCAGTTACTACGACGAAGCCACGGCGATCATTGAGCGCTGTGTGCAGGAGTTCGCCGATGGCCAGGTCGTCGTTGAACAGCATGTGCAGACCAACGGCACGCTGATCAACGATGCCTGGTGCGACTGCTTCCAGCGCAACCGCATCGTGGTGGGGGTGAGTGTGGATGGCCCAGCCGCCATTCATGACGCCCATCGCCGCTTTCGCAACGGCAACCCCTCCCATCACCTCACGATGCGGGGCATCGAGGCCTTGCAGCGCCATGGCATTCCCTGCCATGTCATCGCGGTGGTCACCGCCGCTGCCATGGAGCAACCGGAGGCGATGTATCGCTTTTTCCGCGACAACAACATCGAGGCGGTGGGGTTCAACGTGGAGGAGCAGGAGGGTGTGCACACCAGCTCTTCCATGCAGGGCCAAGAGCAGGAGGAGCGCTACCGGCAGTTCCTGACCCGCTTCTGGGAGCTGAGTGAAGCCGATGGGCATCCCTTGATGCTGCGGGAGTTTCAGCAGGTGATCGATCTGATCCAGCGCAACCGCCGCCTCAATCAGAACGAACTCAATCGGCCCTACTCCATCCTCAGCGTGGATTGGCAGGGCAATTTCTCCACCTTTGATCCCGAGCTGCTCTCGGTGAGCAGTGAGCGCTACGGTAGCTTCAACCTGGGCAACATCCGCGACACCAGCCTCCTAGAGGCAGCCCACAGCCCCCGTTTCCAGCAGCTGTGGGGAGACGTGAGCTCCGGGATGGCGCGCTGCCAGAGCGGATGCGACTACTACGGACTCTGCGGCGGCGGCATGGGCAGCAACAAGTTCTGGGAACACGGCACTCTCGATTGCAGCGAAACCAGCGCCTGCCGCTTCCGAACCCAGATCCCGGTTCAGGTGTTGCTGGATCGCTTCGAAGCCGGCCCACCCAGCAGCCACTGACATGGCCCTTCCCCTCGATGCCCTGATCCGGCTGCTGCTGCTGGCCGCTTTAGGCGCTGCATGCGTGCTGATCCTGCAGCCATTTGCCGAGATCCTGGTGTGGGCCAGCCTGCTGGCGGTGATTTTGAAGCCGCTGCATGTGTGGTTGCAGCGTCGCTTACGGCTGGGGCGCTGGTGGGCAGCAGGCCTGATCGTGGTGGTGGGGCTGCTGGTGCTGCTCGGCCCGGTGGGGGCCCTGGCAGCCGCCCTCCTCAGCAATGTGAGCGAGCTAGTGCATCTGGTGCGCCATGGCCAACAGTCTCTCCCGCAACCACCAACGCTGCTGGTGGAGATTCCCCTGGTGGGCCCAGCCATCCGGCCGCTCTGGCACGGCGTGATCGGCGACCTGCACGACCTGCTGCGCACCCACTCGGAGACCCTCACGAGCCTGGGCACCCGCCTTCTGGAAACCACCCTGGCCAAAGGGCTTGGCTTCCTCAAATTCGTGGTGAGCCTGCTGGTGGCCGCCTTGATGCTGGTGCACTCCGAAGCGCTGCTACTGAGGCTGCGGAGGCTGCTGGATCGCCTGGTACCGGAGCACAGCGAAACGGTGCAACTGATCACGGCCACCACCGTGCGCAACGTGTCGCGCGGGGTGGTGGGGGTGGCCTTCCTGCAATCCCTGCTGATCGGCCTGGGGCTGGTGGCCGCGGATGTGCCCTGGTCGGGCCTGCTCACGGTGGTGGCCCTGATCCTCTGCCTCCTGCAGATCGGCCCCCTACCGGTGGTGATCGTGGCGCTGGCGATGGCCTGGAATCATCTGCCGCCGCTGCTGGCCCTACTGCTCAGCCTCTGGCTTGTGGCGGCCACCCTGCTGGAGCACCTGCTCAAACCCCTGCTGATGGCCCGTGGCTTGCCAGTGCCGATGCTTGTGATCCTGGCGGGGGTGCTCGGAGGCACCCTCAAAGGCGGTCTGGCTGGGCTGTTTTTAGGGCCAGTGCTGTTGTCACTGGGCTATCACTTTGTGCGCCTGTGGGTGGGCACCGACAGCCAACCCGCTTCTTGAAGTCGATGTCCCACGCCGATCGTCGTCAACGCATCCACGAACTGGTGCTGGCCTTAATCAGCCAGCAGAGCGAACTCGACCTCCTCGATGGCGACCACACCGGCAGCCTCGCAGCCGCCCAGGGCAACCCAGCCGGTTGGCTCGAGCGCAACCGGCGTGTGGTGCAGCGCTACCAGGCACTGGTGCGCTCGGCCGTCACCCTCGATGCCCTGGTGGATCAGGAAGTGGGCGAGCCAGCGCCCACCGGCAAGCTCTGACAAGCTGGCGGCACCTTCTTGTGCCCCATGGCGCGCCTCGGCCTGTCTGCCCTGAAATCTCTGCTGCGCCGCAAGGGGCTGGGCCGCTCGAGCACCACCAGCTGGCAGCCTCCTCGGGCCAGCTGGAGCCGCCCCATGGGCCTGGGCTGGCAGACGCCTTACACCGTTCGGTACGCCAGCAACCTCGACGACGGTCCCAACCACGGCATGCCGCTGGGAGGCTTCGGGGCAGGATGCATCGGCCGTGCGCCGGATGGCTCGTTCAACCTCTGGCATCTCGATGGCGGCGAACACTGGTTCGGCGTGCTGCCCGACTGCCAGTTCGCCCTGTTTGAGAGCAACGGTCAGCAGAGCCGCGCCCATGCGCTGGCGGTTCAACCGGAGCGCGATGCCTCCCGCCCCGATGCCGGCGCGCCCCTGCCGAGCTGGAGCTGGTATCCCGCCAGCACCGCCGAGCGCACCACTGGCACCTATGCCGCCCGCTATCCCCTGAGCTGGAGCCACTACCAGGGTGTGTTCGACGCTGAGGTGAGCTGCCAAGCCTTCAGCCCGATCCTCCCCGGCAACTATCAGCAGACCAGCTACCCGCTGGCGGTGTTCGTGTGGACGCTCCACAACCCCACCCGCAAACCCCTCGATCTCTCGCTGCTGCTGAGTTGGCGCAACACCAGCGGTTGGTTCACCAACACCGATTCCTCCGCGGAGGTGCACTTCCGCGACGACGGCAGCCCGGAGCACAACTATGCGCCCGCGATCGGCACCACCGAGGGCCAACGCAACCGCTGGGTCGATGACGGCCCGCTGAAGGGAGTGGTGTTGGAGAGAGACGTCTCCAACCCCGTGGCCGAGGGAGAGGGCCAATGGTGTATTGCCACCGGTGAGCAGCCGGGCGTGCGCATTCAGCGCTGCAGCCGCTGGAATCCTCACGGCGATGGCAGCGAACTCTGGAGCAGCTTCAGCGCCAATGGCTCCATCCCCGACAGCAACAACGATCGCCGCAGCAGCCAGAGCGATCCCGCCAGCGCCGCCCTGGCGGTGCAGTGCCGGCTCGAACCTGGCCAGAGCATCGAGATCCCTGTGGTGATCAGC includes:
- the grrM gene encoding cyclophane-forming radical SAM/SPASM peptide maturase GrrM/OscB, encoding MIASSEVSQLVAAPQAAGAELDLSRFGPIGLVVVQSTSLCNLDCDYCYLPDRQKRRVFDLELLPLLLQRILESPFCGPQVSLVWHAGEPLTLPCSYYDEATAIIERCVQEFADGQVVVEQHVQTNGTLINDAWCDCFQRNRIVVGVSVDGPAAIHDAHRRFRNGNPSHHLTMRGIEALQRHGIPCHVIAVVTAAAMEQPEAMYRFFRDNNIEAVGFNVEEQEGVHTSSSMQGQEQEERYRQFLTRFWELSEADGHPLMLREFQQVIDLIQRNRRLNQNELNRPYSILSVDWQGNFSTFDPELLSVSSERYGSFNLGNIRDTSLLEAAHSPRFQQLWGDVSSGMARCQSGCDYYGLCGGGMGSNKFWEHGTLDCSETSACRFRTQIPVQVLLDRFEAGPPSSH
- the grrA gene encoding GrrA/OscA1 family cyclophane-containing rSAM-modified RiPP, producing MAPRSLLQLLTLTAAAAVFTDTAQAAVYQAPDLSNPLESRIQALRDGAWQPHLNAAAGDQLIARYWGNGGGHNWGNGGRGGGGWGNGGRYYGGGVNVNLGWPNGGWGNGGWGNVLPSSFINW
- a CDS encoding AI-2E family transporter — translated: MALPLDALIRLLLLAALGAACVLILQPFAEILVWASLLAVILKPLHVWLQRRLRLGRWWAAGLIVVVGLLVLLGPVGALAAALLSNVSELVHLVRHGQQSLPQPPTLLVEIPLVGPAIRPLWHGVIGDLHDLLRTHSETLTSLGTRLLETTLAKGLGFLKFVVSLLVAALMLVHSEALLLRLRRLLDRLVPEHSETVQLITATTVRNVSRGVVGVAFLQSLLIGLGLVAADVPWSGLLTVVALILCLLQIGPLPVVIVALAMAWNHLPPLLALLLSLWLVAATLLEHLLKPLLMARGLPVPMLVILAGVLGGTLKGGLAGLFLGPVLLSLGYHFVRLWVGTDSQPAS